From a region of the Gossypium raimondii isolate GPD5lz chromosome 10, ASM2569854v1, whole genome shotgun sequence genome:
- the LOC105776145 gene encoding trans-cinnamate 4-monooxygenase: MDLLFLEKVLISLFFTIIFAILVSKLRGKRFKLPPGPLPIPVFGNWLQVGDDLNHRNLTDLAKKFGDIFLLRMGQRNLVVISSPELAKEVLHTQGVEFGSRTRNVVFDIFTGKGQDMVFTVYGEHWRKMRRIMTVPFFTNKVVQQYRHGWEDEAASVVEDVKKNPEAATNGIVLRRRLQLMMYNNMYRIMFDRRFESEDDPLFVKLKALNGERSRLAQSFEYNYGDFIPILRPFLRGYLKLCKEVKEIRLQLFRDHFLEERKKLASTKRTDNNALKCAIDHILDAQRKGEINEDNVLYIVENINVAAIETTLWSIEWGIAELVNHPEIQQKLRNEIDTVLGPGVQVTEPDTHKLPYLQAVIKETLRLRMAIPLLVPHMNLHDAKLGGYDIPAESKILVNAWWLANNPAHWKNPEEFRPERFFEEESKVEANGNDFRYLPFGVGRRSCPGIILALPILGITLGRLVQNFELLPPKGQSKLDTSEKGGQFSLHILKHSTIVAKPRVF; this comes from the exons GGCAAGCGCTTTAAACTCCCCCCTGGCCCCCTTCCCATCCCGGTTTTCGGCAACTGGCTCCAAGTCGGCGATGACTTGAACCACCGCAACCTCACAGACTTAGCCAAGAAGTTCGGTGACATCTTCTTGCTCCGGATGGGACAACGTAACCTCGTGGTTATCTCTTCCCCAGAGCTAGCCAAAGAAGTTCTGCACACCCAAGGAGTTGAGTTCGGTTCCAGGACAAGGAATGTCGTGTTTGATATCTTCACGGGGAAAGGACAGGACATGGTTTTCACCGTGTACGGTGAGCACTGGCGCAAGATGAGAAGGATCATGACCGTCCCTTTCTTCACCAACAAGGTCGTGCAACAGTACAGACATGGATGGGAAGACGAGGCTGCCAGTGTGGTTGAAGACGTGAAGAAGAACCCAGAAGCGGCCACCAATGGGATTGTTTTAAGGAGGAGATTGCAGCTCATGATGTACAATAACATGTATAGGATCATGTTTGATAGGAGGTTTGAAAGTGAGGATGATCCTTTGTTTGTTAAGCTCAAGGCTTTAAATGGAGAAAGAAGTAGATTAGCACAAAGCTTTGAGTACAACTATGGTGATTTTATCCCCATTTTGAGGCCATTCTTGAGAGGGTATTTGAAGTTATGCAAGGAAGTGAAGGAAATCAGATTGCAGCTTTTCAGGGACCATTTCCTTGAGGAGAGGAA GAAGCTTGCAAGCACAAAAAGAACTGACAACAATgctttgaaatgtgccattgatcaCATTCTTGATGCTCAACGGAAGGGAGAGATCAATGAAGACAATGTTCTTTACATTGTTGAGAATATCAATGTTGCTG CTATTGAAACaaccttatggtcaattgaatgGGGCATTGCTGAGCTTGTGAACCATCCTGAGATCCAGCAGAAACTCCGCAACGAAATCGACACCGTCCTAGGACCCGGCGTGCAGGTTACCGAACCCGACACCCATAAGCTTCCATATCTGCAGGCAGTGATCAAGGAGACTCTCAGGCTCCGAATGGCCATCCCTCTACTAGTCCCACACATGAACCTCCATGATGCAAAGCTTGGTGGGTATGACATCCCTGCAGAGAGTAAGATCCTTGTGAATGCATGGTGGTTAGCCAATAACCCGGCTCACTGGAAGAACCCAGAAGAGTTCCGGCCCGAAAGGTTTTTCGAGGAGGAATCGAAGGTAGAAGCAAATGGGAATGACTTCAGGTATCTTCCATTTGGTGTTGGAAGGAGGAGCTGTCCAGGGATTATTTTGGCACTGCCAATCCTAGGGATCACATTGGGACGTTTGGTGCAGAATTTTGAGCTATTGCCTCCAAAGGGGCAGTCTAAGCTTGATACATCGGAGAAAGGTGGACAGTTCAGTCTGCATATTCTGAAGCATTCAACCATTGTTGCAAAGCCAAGGGTGTTTTGA